Proteins encoded in a region of the Populus alba chromosome 13, ASM523922v2, whole genome shotgun sequence genome:
- the LOC118034440 gene encoding probable LRR receptor-like serine/threonine-protein kinase IRK translates to MSRTKKLLSLLAFLVLSFRTQCVRSLNPSLNDDVLGLIVFKADLQDPKRKLSSWNQDDDTPCNWFGVKCNPRSNRVTELSLDGLSLSGQIGRGLMQLQFLHKLSLSRNCLTGSINPNLTRLENLRIIDLSENSLSGTIPEDFFKDCGALRDISLAKNKFSGKIPNTLSSCASLASINLSSNQFSGSLPAGIWGLNGLSSLDLSGNLLDSEIPRGIEVLNNLRNINLSKNRFNGGVPNGIGSCLLLRSVDFSENMLSGTVPDTMQNLGLCNYLSLSNNMFTGEVPNWIGELNRLETLDLSGNRFSGQVPTSIGNLQSLKVFNLSANSLSGNLPESMTNCGNLLALDFSQNLLSGDLPVWIFGSGLEKVLQLENKLSGKFSSAPKLQVLDLSHNDFSGKIASSIGVSSSLQFLNLSRNSLMGPIPGTFGDLKELDVLDLSDNKLNGSIPMEIGGAFALKELRLERNSLSGQIPSSIGNCSSLTTLILSQNSLTGTLPKQLATLPSLSSFNISHNNLQGELPAGGFFNTISPSCVAGNPSLCGAAVNKSCPAVLPKPIVLNPNSSSDSTPGSLPQNPGHKRIILSISALIAIGAAAVIVVGVIAITMLNLRVRSSTSRSAAALTLSAGNGFSDSSTTDANSGKLVMFSGDTDFSTGAHALLNKDCELGRGGFGAVYQTVLRDGRPVAIKKLTVSSLVKSQEDFEREVKKLGKIRHQNLVALEGYYWTPSLQLLIYEFVSGGSLYKHLHDTPGGHFLSWNERFNIILGTAKSLAHLHQSNIIHYNIKSRNILIDISGEPKVGDFGLARLLPMLDRYVLSSKIQSALGYMAPEFACRTAKITEKCDVYGFGILILEIVTGKRPVEYMEDDVVVLCDMVRGALEEGRVEECVDGRHLGNFPADEAVPVMKLGLICTSQVPSSRPDMGEVVNILDLIRCPSEGQEESG, encoded by the exons ATGTCAAGGACAAAAAAGCTGCTGAGCTTATTAGCTTTCTTGGTTTTATCTTTTCGAACTCAATGTGTGAGATCCCTTAACCCATCATTAAATGATGATGTTTTGGGTCTAATAGTGTTTAAAGCAGACCTTCAAGATCCAAAGAGAAAGCTCTCATCTTGGAACCAAGATGATGACACTCCCTGCAACTGGTTTGGTGTCAAATGCAACCCCAGATCCAACCGGGTCACTGAGCTCTCTCTTGATGGGCTCTCTCTCTCAGGTCAGATCGGCCGTGGCCTCATGCAGCTCCAGTTCCTTCACAAGCTCTCTCTATCAAGAAACTGCCTTACTGGTAGCATTAATCCTAACCTTACTCGCCTTGAAAACCTTAGAATCATTGATTTGAGTGAAAACAGTCTCTCCGGGACAATACCGGAGGACTTTTTTAAGGATTGTGGAGCTTTGAGGGACATTTCTTTGGCTAAGAATAAGTTTTCAGGGAAGATTCCAAATACTTTGAGCTCATGTGCTAGTTTAGCATCCATAAATTTGAGTTCGAATCAGTTTTCAGGGTCTTTGCCTGCCGGGATTTGGGGTTTGAATGGGTTAAGCTCACTTGATTTGTCTGGTAATTTGTTGGATAGTGAGATTCCCAGGGGGATTGAAGTATTGAACAATTTGAGGAATATTAACCTGAGCAAGAATCGGTTTAATGGGGGTGTTCCAAATGGGATTGGAAGCTGTTTGTTATTGAGGTCTGTGGATTTCAGTGAGAATATGCTTTCTGGGACTGTTCCAGACACAATGCAGAATCTTGGCTTGTGTAATTATTTGAGTTTGAGTAACAACATGTTCACTGGTGAGGTTCCAAACTGGATTGGTGAACTCAATCGCCTTGAGACTTTGGATCTTTCTGGAAATAGATTTTCGGGTCAGGTTCCAACTTCAATTGGGAATCTTCAATCATTGAAGGTGTTTAATTTGTCTGCAAATAGTTTAAGTGGGAACTTACCAGAATCTATGACCAATTGTGGAAACCTTTTGGCTTTGGATTTTAGCCAGAATTTGCTGAGTGGCGACCTTCCTGTGTGGATTTTTGGTTCAGGTTTGGAGAAAGTTTTGCAATTGGAGAATAAGCTCAGTGGAAAATTTAGCTCTGCTCCAAAGCTTCAAGTCTTGGATTTATCACACAATGATTTTTCTGGTAAGATTGCATCTTCCATCGGGGTTTCAAGCAGCTTGCAGTTCTTGAATCTGTCAAGAAACTCTCTCATGGGTCCTATTCCGGGGACTTTTGGAGATTTGAAGGAATTGGATGTTCTTGATTTGAGTGATAACAAGCTAAATGGGAGCATTCCTATGGAAATTGGAGGAGCTTTTGCTTTGAAGGAACTGAGACTGGAGAGGAACTCGCTGTCGGGGCAAATCCCAAGTTCCATAGGGAACTGTTCTTCATTAACGACTTT AATCCTATCTCAAAACAGCCTCACAGGCACGCTACCCAAGCAGTTGGCAACCCTTCCCAGCCTCTCCTCCTTTAACATTTCCCACAACAATTTGCAAGGTGAACTACCAGCAGGCGGTTTCTTTAACACCATATCACCTTCATGTGTCGCTGGAAATCCATCCCTTTGTGGGGCTGCAGTCAATAAGTCTTGCCCTGCAGTCCTTCCCAAACCCATTGTTCTCAATCCAAACTCTTCTTCTGATTCTACTCCAGGCTCACTTCCTCAAAATCCTGGTCACAAAAGAATCATTCTAAGCATATCTGCTCTCATTGCCATTGGTGCTGCTGCTGTCATTGTTGTAGGTGTGATTGCCATCACCATGCTTAATCTCCGTGTTCGGTCATCAACATCTAGATCTGCAGCTGCTCTCACATTATCTGCAGGTAATGGCTTTAGCGATTCGTCCACTACAGATGCCAACTCTGGCAAACTTGTCATGTTTTCTGGTGACACTGACTTCAGCACTGGAGCACATGCTCTGCTCAACAAGGATTGTGAACTTGGGAGAGGTGGGTTTGGAGCAGTGTACCAAACTGTTCTCAGAGATGGGCGTCCTGTTGCAATCAAGAAACTTACTGTATCGAGTCTTGTCAAGTCCCAAGAAGATTTTGAAAGGGAAGTTAAGAAATTGGGGAAAATCAGGCACCAAAACCTTGTGGCACTTGAAGGTTATTATTGGACTCCATCCTTACAGCTTCTCATATATGAGTTTGTCTCTGGTGGTAGTTTGTATAAGCATCTGCATGACACACCAGGTGGGCATTTTCTGTCATGGAATGAGAGGTTCAATATAATTCTAGGGACTGCAAAAAGCTTGGCACATTTGCATCAATCAAACATCATCCACTACAacataaaatcaagaaacatcCTTATCGACATTTCAGGTGAACCAAAAGTTGGTGATTTTGGCCTAGCAAGGCTGTTGCCAATGCTAGACCGCTATGTTTTAAGCAGCAAAATTCAGAGTGCGCTTGGCTACATGGCACCAGAGTTTGCTTGTAGAACAGCAAAGATAACCGAGAAATGTGATGTTTATGGTTTTGGGATTTTGATTCTGGAGATTGTTACTGGGAAGAGACCTGTCGAGTACATGGAAGATGATGTGGTAGTGCTTTGTGACATGGTTAGAGGTGCATTGGAGGAAGGCAGGGTGGAAGAATGCGTTGATGGAAGGCACCTGGGAAATTTCCCAGCAGATGAGGCCGTTCCAGTTATGAAGTTGGGCTTGATTTGCACATCGCAAGTTCCATCAAGCCGGCCAGACATGGGAGAGGTAGTTAATATATTAGACCTGATCAGATGTCCTTCAGAAGGCCAAGAGGAGTCAGGATGA
- the LOC118034453 gene encoding uncharacterized protein isoform X2 gives MEDRGDAGRPRSDSKLAGEKRTSGELREKSEVARKKMKMRDLESLLGSEEDDSSVNQELFRTNKDQDKSRDVSECGSTTGPVQEKDPLRMWKEMKQNGFLSSSHGRISIQSGFMSSSHGGIPMPKQCGRKPKDDVHKKKKELAKREQVDRLTTIAAPSGLLNGLNPGIINHVRNKKQVHSIIEALVRSEKLENGCLESKQAIHLKSGTKETNNTSDSVIQRLGFSHGDGSLTSLIGSKQTSGCSMSNGQGDFNIVGTTHARNFISHSTVSKDDVLALKLSSSTNASEESRTVLNEESANSTSVSCLSVRAASVSSQWLELLHQDIKGRIAALRRSRKRVRAVITTELHFLISKEFSAIEVDSSYIMQRASEVVSNNTTAAMHQARWRPLFDQLDKALYEEEKQLESWLWKVKEMQVHFDQGLQHLSYKAILGYPRTEKGDSLQKELAVRAAAASIYSTCNFLTSKENVSCF, from the exons ATGGAAGATCGAGGTGACGCGGGGAGACCCAGATCTGACTCCAAG TTGGCTGGTGAGAAGCGAACAAGTGGTGAATTGAGAGAGAAATCAGAAGTTGCtcgaaaaaagatgaaaatgcgTGATCTTGAATCTCTGCTGGGGTCTGaag AGGATGATAGCTCTGTGAACCAGGAGCTGTTCCGAACTAACAAGGATCAGGATAAGTCAAGGGATGTTTCTGAGTGTGGCAGTACTACTGGTCCAGTGCAGGAAAAAGATCCATTAAGAATGTGGAAGGAGATGAAGCAAAATGGTTTCCTCTCATCTTCACATGGACGGATTTCAATTCAAAGTGGTTTTATGTCATCTTCTCATGGAGGGATACCAATGCCAAAGCAATGTGGGAGGAAACCCAAAGATGACGTTcacaagaaaaagaaggaactTGCAAAGAGAGAGCAGGTTGATAGGCTTACAACGATTGCTGCTCCAAGTGGACTGCTAAATGGCTTGAACCCTGGGATCATAAACCATGTGAGAAACAAAAAGCAGGTCCATTCCATAATAGAGGCCCTGGTGAGGTCTGAAAAACTCGAAAATGGCTGTCTTGAAAGTAAACAAGCAATCCATCTAAAATCTGGAACTAAAGAAACCAATAATACGAGTGATTCTGTAATACAACGACTCGGTTTTTCTCACGGAGATGGGAGTTTGACTTCGTTAATTGGGAGCAAGCAAACAAGTGGGTGCTCTATGTCCAATGGCCAGGGTGATTTCAACATAGTAGGCACAACACATGCCAGAAATTTCATCTCACACTCTACTGTCAGCAAAGATGATGTATTGGCATTGAAGTTGTCTTCATCAACTAATGCCTCGGAGGAGTCTAGAACGGTTCTGAATGAGGAATCAGCAAACAGCACCAGTGTTTCTTGTCTTTCTGTGAGAG CGGCTTCAGTCTCTTCTCAATGGTTGGAACTTCTTCATCAAGACATTAAAGGACGAATAGCAG CATTGCGCCGCAGCAGGAAGAGAGTCCGAGCTGTGATTACTACCGagttacattttttaatatcaaaagagTTCTCGGCTATTGAAGTGGACAGTTCTTATATTATGCAAAGGGCTTCAGAAGTAGTGTCCAATAATACAACAGCTGCCATGCATCAAGCGAGATGGAGACCATTGTTTGATCAGTTGGATAAAGCACTTTATGAAGAGGAGAAACAACTT GAAAGTTGGTTGTGGAAAGTAAAAGAAATGCAAGTGCACTTTGATCAGGGACTGCAACATTTGAGCTATAAAGCAATTTTAGGTTACCCCAG GACTGAGAAAGGTGATAGCTTGCAGAAGGAATTGGCTGTCAGAGCTGCTGCAGCTTCCATCTATTCAACATGCAATTTCCTGACTTCAAAGGAGAATGTATCTTGTTTCTGA
- the LOC118034453 gene encoding uncharacterized protein isoform X1 translates to MEDRGDAGRPRSDSKLAGEKRTSGELREKSEVARKKMKMRDLESLLGSEEASSSRLQNKEDSDHFQLSEQMSQVINVPVTSDLDAYQAERRGRTSLSVEVTAASRPLDLNSEACIANNLVRNDIPEHADNCNEVPLLKKHEDKHGNKCVTSVGIGLDLNAEDDSSVNQELFRTNKDQDKSRDVSECGSTTGPVQEKDPLRMWKEMKQNGFLSSSHGRISIQSGFMSSSHGGIPMPKQCGRKPKDDVHKKKKELAKREQVDRLTTIAAPSGLLNGLNPGIINHVRNKKQVHSIIEALVRSEKLENGCLESKQAIHLKSGTKETNNTSDSVIQRLGFSHGDGSLTSLIGSKQTSGCSMSNGQGDFNIVGTTHARNFISHSTVSKDDVLALKLSSSTNASEESRTVLNEESANSTSVSCLSVRAASVSSQWLELLHQDIKGRIAALRRSRKRVRAVITTELHFLISKEFSAIEVDSSYIMQRASEVVSNNTTAAMHQARWRPLFDQLDKALYEEEKQLESWLWKVKEMQVHFDQGLQHLSYKAILGYPRTEKGDSLQKELAVRAAAASIYSTCNFLTSKENVSCF, encoded by the exons ATGGAAGATCGAGGTGACGCGGGGAGACCCAGATCTGACTCCAAG TTGGCTGGTGAGAAGCGAACAAGTGGTGAATTGAGAGAGAAATCAGAAGTTGCtcgaaaaaagatgaaaatgcgTGATCTTGAATCTCTGCTGGGGTCTGaag AAGCAAGCTCCAGTCGCTTGCAAAACAAAGAAGACAGTGACCACTTTCAGCTTAGTGAACAGATGTCCCAAGTTATCAATGTGCCTGTAACCTCGGACCTCGATGCTTATCAAGCAGAAAGACGTGGAAGGACCTCATTATCAGTTGAGGTCACTGCTGCTTCTAGGCCACTGGATCTTAATAGTGAAGcttgcattgctaataatttggTGAGAAATGATATTCCAGAACATGCTGATAATTGTAATGAAGTCCCATTGCTCAAGAAGCATGAGGACAAACATGGCAATAAATGTGTAACCTCTGTTGGCATTGGTTTGGATCTGAATGCAGAGGATGATAGCTCTGTGAACCAGGAGCTGTTCCGAACTAACAAGGATCAGGATAAGTCAAGGGATGTTTCTGAGTGTGGCAGTACTACTGGTCCAGTGCAGGAAAAAGATCCATTAAGAATGTGGAAGGAGATGAAGCAAAATGGTTTCCTCTCATCTTCACATGGACGGATTTCAATTCAAAGTGGTTTTATGTCATCTTCTCATGGAGGGATACCAATGCCAAAGCAATGTGGGAGGAAACCCAAAGATGACGTTcacaagaaaaagaaggaactTGCAAAGAGAGAGCAGGTTGATAGGCTTACAACGATTGCTGCTCCAAGTGGACTGCTAAATGGCTTGAACCCTGGGATCATAAACCATGTGAGAAACAAAAAGCAGGTCCATTCCATAATAGAGGCCCTGGTGAGGTCTGAAAAACTCGAAAATGGCTGTCTTGAAAGTAAACAAGCAATCCATCTAAAATCTGGAACTAAAGAAACCAATAATACGAGTGATTCTGTAATACAACGACTCGGTTTTTCTCACGGAGATGGGAGTTTGACTTCGTTAATTGGGAGCAAGCAAACAAGTGGGTGCTCTATGTCCAATGGCCAGGGTGATTTCAACATAGTAGGCACAACACATGCCAGAAATTTCATCTCACACTCTACTGTCAGCAAAGATGATGTATTGGCATTGAAGTTGTCTTCATCAACTAATGCCTCGGAGGAGTCTAGAACGGTTCTGAATGAGGAATCAGCAAACAGCACCAGTGTTTCTTGTCTTTCTGTGAGAG CGGCTTCAGTCTCTTCTCAATGGTTGGAACTTCTTCATCAAGACATTAAAGGACGAATAGCAG CATTGCGCCGCAGCAGGAAGAGAGTCCGAGCTGTGATTACTACCGagttacattttttaatatcaaaagagTTCTCGGCTATTGAAGTGGACAGTTCTTATATTATGCAAAGGGCTTCAGAAGTAGTGTCCAATAATACAACAGCTGCCATGCATCAAGCGAGATGGAGACCATTGTTTGATCAGTTGGATAAAGCACTTTATGAAGAGGAGAAACAACTT GAAAGTTGGTTGTGGAAAGTAAAAGAAATGCAAGTGCACTTTGATCAGGGACTGCAACATTTGAGCTATAAAGCAATTTTAGGTTACCCCAG GACTGAGAAAGGTGATAGCTTGCAGAAGGAATTGGCTGTCAGAGCTGCTGCAGCTTCCATCTATTCAACATGCAATTTCCTGACTTCAAAGGAGAATGTATCTTGTTTCTGA